In the genome of Terriglobales bacterium, one region contains:
- the ada gene encoding bifunctional DNA-binding transcriptional regulator/O6-methylguanine-DNA methyltransferase Ada, which yields MNLEKQWQLVLARDANADGKFVYAVRSTGIFCRPTCPSRRPQRKLVEFFATPAEAERAGYRACKRCRPNQANPQVRKIEAACRLIDENIDVTLTLSAIGNKIGLSPFYLQRLFKRILGITPQQYQQARRTGEFKSALLRGSKVTDAIYEAGYGSSSRLYEKAPARLGMTPSTYQRKGAGVAIRFAIMSTQLGKLLVALTDKGVCSIQFGEDEDQLENELRKQFSGATITHDDNGLQQVTSKIAAYLQGSAVRLDFPLDVQATAFQGRVWEALRQIPYGETRSYSQVAESVGDKKAVRAVARACASNPVSLVVPCHRVVQKNGSLAGYRWGTHRKAALLARERKK from the coding sequence ATGAATCTGGAAAAACAGTGGCAACTGGTGCTGGCGCGCGATGCAAATGCAGACGGCAAATTCGTGTATGCGGTGCGTTCGACCGGAATCTTCTGCCGGCCTACCTGCCCCAGCCGCCGGCCGCAGCGCAAGCTGGTAGAGTTTTTTGCGACTCCGGCTGAGGCGGAGCGCGCCGGGTACCGCGCCTGCAAGCGTTGCCGGCCCAACCAGGCCAACCCGCAGGTACGCAAGATCGAAGCTGCTTGCCGGCTGATTGACGAAAATATTGACGTCACCCTCACTCTTTCTGCAATCGGCAACAAAATTGGACTCAGCCCTTTTTATCTGCAACGGCTTTTCAAGCGGATTCTGGGAATCACGCCGCAACAGTACCAGCAGGCACGCAGAACAGGAGAGTTCAAATCAGCACTCCTGCGTGGCTCCAAGGTCACCGACGCCATCTACGAAGCGGGTTACGGATCCAGCAGCCGCCTCTACGAGAAGGCCCCGGCGCGCCTGGGCATGACACCTTCTACCTACCAGCGTAAAGGCGCCGGAGTCGCCATTCGGTTTGCCATCATGAGCACACAGTTGGGTAAGCTGCTGGTCGCGCTGACCGATAAAGGCGTGTGCAGCATTCAATTCGGCGAAGACGAAGATCAGCTGGAAAACGAGTTGCGGAAGCAATTCAGCGGGGCCACGATCACGCACGATGATAACGGCCTGCAGCAGGTTACATCCAAAATTGCGGCGTATTTACAAGGCAGTGCAGTTCGCCTGGATTTCCCGCTTGATGTGCAGGCCACGGCTTTCCAGGGCCGCGTGTGGGAGGCGTTGCGCCAAATCCCCTACGGCGAAACCCGCAGCTACAGCCAGGTTGCCGAAAGCGTTGGCGACAAGAAAGCGGTTCGCGCCGTGGCCAGGGCTTGCGCCAGCAATCCTGTATCTTTAGTCGTGCCCTGCCACCGGGTCGTGCAAAAGAATGGAAGCTTGGCCGGATATCGCTGGGGCACACACAGAAAAGCTGCTCTGCTGGCAAGGGAGCGGAAGAAATAA
- a CDS encoding DUF4870 domain-containing protein, with translation MPELSTPTPELPAPTQDERTMGLLAHILGIFSGFFGPLIIYVIKRDSKFVAFHALQSVIWHLLYWVGAMVLMLLLVIVFFILVVTQIVQLSHQHGAPNPPFAIFFMFPVIWFTIVVLGLLNVVLGLVFAMKASAGEWTAYPLAGAWARRVVGI, from the coding sequence ATGCCTGAACTTTCCACGCCTACGCCTGAACTTCCCGCGCCTACACAAGATGAACGTACTATGGGGTTGCTGGCGCATATCCTGGGCATTTTTTCCGGCTTTTTTGGGCCGCTCATCATTTATGTGATCAAACGCGACTCTAAATTTGTGGCTTTTCATGCTCTGCAATCTGTGATTTGGCATCTGCTGTATTGGGTGGGGGCCATGGTTCTCATGCTGCTGCTGGTTATTGTGTTTTTTATACTTGTGGTTACACAAATTGTGCAGCTTTCGCACCAGCATGGGGCGCCGAACCCGCCATTCGCCATTTTCTTCATGTTTCCGGTTATCTGGTTCACAATCGTGGTACTGGGGTTGCTGAACGTGGTGCTGGGGCTGGTTTTCGCTATGAAAGCCAGTGCGGGCGAATGGACCGCATATCCATTGGCGGGCGCCTGGGCGCGCCGCGTTGTGGGAATATAA
- a CDS encoding carboxypeptidase regulatory-like domain-containing protein, producing the protein MQETKTQPGSQLPEKSNSASYHQAATFLLVLLLGSLAQGQIDRAGLNGTVTDPSGRTLPNVHITALRNDTGLRREAVSSANGSYDIPELPVGAYSVTFAHYGFEILNIKNVVQAVGQTRTLNVTLKVAGTSEQMEVSGSAVELDQTANSLGARIERKQVEALPLNGRNWATLTTLVPGAIDAGGSNQRTVRFAGRGLDDNNFTSDGIDATNIVNQAQQPFVRLAIPTDTIQEFRIESMLFTAESGSTPGGQVAVTTASGSNQIHGDAFEFLRNDVFDARNPFDRNPHKPPFRLNQFGASIGGAIFRDKTFFYASYEGLRQTLGQTLTGFVPTRAFRAQVVAQSPVLAQIINAYPEGQTQVSRQIAQFSGEGQQLDHENSGMIRLDQHFTDKSTAFLRFNTDEAVSSVPLGSLSDRQNTNSRPVNAVIELLHIFSPTLVNEAKAGFNRGTVIATNLGLNGLPYSVSVPGFTAQNNNQTRIGVGNSFSWIDNITWVKDNHVIKAGVEVRRIQLQQGNTASGSISFLSPDAFAANQVNAASFAAALPVNGLRKTEVYGFIEDEYKLKPNFTLNLGVRYSFLNRFHEVLDRAVPFDFATCGAQGFCGAGAEFSRPNLADVDPRVAFAWAPATLGGKTVLRSGFGIYHGDGQLDDQNLPINNEVQRFSLSRRTIPSLNFPIAPFLANTTGIVSPRDMDRRRKDMYVTQWGASVQQLLPQELVATVSYIGSKGTHLLTTSFINTINPATGTRQFPGFGQVEFRGNQNNSSFQALQTSLQRSFRHGLLFSVNYLWSHEIDDGSLGGGDSDFPQDPECRPCERASGDFDARHTFNANFVYELPFGSGRTYLNQPGILRGLFGAWNVTSIVGGRTGLPVNVTLSRSGSAVPDGNTQNQRPNLVPGVSLTPAGGSTIIEWINPAAFAIPAAGTFGNAPRNVVRGPGIWQADVGLGRHFVLSERVGLEFRAEAFNLFNRAQFAAPQSDFSVVSGAGSGNTIQPNGFGAIISTVNKGPVGTGTPRQLQFMLRMNF; encoded by the coding sequence CTTACTGCTGGGATCGCTCGCGCAGGGACAGATAGACCGCGCTGGATTGAACGGAACTGTGACCGACCCTTCAGGGCGCACCTTGCCGAACGTCCATATCACTGCATTGCGGAATGACACCGGACTTCGCCGTGAAGCGGTCTCTTCCGCAAACGGTTCATATGACATACCTGAACTACCGGTCGGGGCTTACTCCGTGACCTTCGCTCATTACGGTTTCGAGATATTGAACATCAAGAACGTCGTCCAGGCAGTGGGACAGACGCGCACATTGAATGTGACGTTGAAGGTTGCTGGTACCAGCGAACAGATGGAGGTTTCAGGGAGTGCTGTCGAATTGGACCAAACCGCCAATTCTCTTGGCGCTCGCATTGAACGAAAGCAGGTCGAAGCGCTTCCTTTGAACGGGCGCAATTGGGCGACTCTCACCACGTTGGTTCCAGGAGCCATTGATGCCGGCGGCAGCAACCAACGCACCGTGCGTTTTGCGGGACGGGGACTGGACGACAACAATTTCACCTCTGACGGCATTGACGCCACCAACATCGTCAATCAGGCTCAGCAGCCATTCGTTCGTTTAGCGATACCGACAGATACAATCCAGGAGTTCCGCATTGAATCGATGTTGTTCACCGCCGAATCAGGCAGCACGCCCGGTGGACAGGTGGCCGTAACCACAGCTTCGGGGAGCAACCAGATTCACGGCGATGCGTTCGAATTCCTGCGCAACGACGTCTTCGACGCACGCAATCCTTTTGACCGCAATCCCCACAAGCCGCCGTTCCGTTTGAACCAGTTTGGAGCCAGCATAGGCGGCGCGATCTTCCGCGACAAAACATTTTTCTATGCCAGCTATGAAGGCCTGCGCCAGACTCTGGGGCAGACGCTTACCGGCTTTGTCCCGACCCGCGCTTTTCGCGCCCAAGTCGTGGCGCAGTCTCCCGTGCTGGCGCAGATTATCAATGCCTATCCTGAAGGGCAGACGCAGGTAAGCCGGCAGATTGCCCAATTCTCCGGAGAAGGGCAGCAATTGGACCACGAAAATTCGGGCATGATACGCCTCGACCAGCATTTCACCGACAAATCCACAGCGTTCCTGCGTTTCAACACGGATGAAGCCGTCAGCAGTGTGCCGCTGGGGAGCCTGAGTGACCGCCAGAACACGAACTCGCGGCCGGTGAACGCAGTCATCGAACTGCTGCATATCTTTTCGCCCACGTTAGTCAACGAAGCAAAAGCCGGGTTTAACCGCGGCACCGTGATAGCGACCAACCTCGGTCTTAATGGATTGCCTTATTCGGTTTCGGTTCCGGGCTTCACCGCGCAGAACAACAATCAGACCAGAATCGGCGTGGGAAATTCGTTTTCATGGATTGACAACATCACCTGGGTGAAAGACAACCACGTTATCAAGGCGGGTGTAGAGGTCCGTCGAATTCAGCTTCAGCAAGGAAACACCGCAAGCGGTTCGATTTCATTTCTTTCGCCTGATGCTTTCGCTGCCAATCAAGTCAATGCCGCCAGCTTCGCGGCTGCTCTGCCTGTGAATGGTTTGCGCAAGACGGAAGTCTATGGGTTCATCGAAGACGAATATAAATTGAAGCCCAACTTCACTCTGAATCTGGGCGTGCGCTACAGCTTCTTGAATCGTTTCCATGAGGTATTAGACCGCGCCGTCCCTTTTGATTTTGCAACCTGCGGCGCTCAAGGCTTTTGTGGAGCGGGCGCCGAGTTCAGCCGGCCCAATCTGGCAGACGTTGATCCGCGCGTTGCTTTTGCCTGGGCCCCCGCCACGCTGGGCGGCAAGACTGTTCTGCGCAGCGGCTTCGGCATCTATCATGGCGATGGCCAATTGGATGATCAAAACCTTCCTATCAACAATGAAGTACAGCGCTTTTCCCTCTCGCGCAGGACAATTCCGAGTTTAAACTTCCCTATTGCTCCTTTCCTGGCCAACACCACGGGCATTGTCTCCCCCCGTGACATGGACCGGCGCCGCAAAGATATGTATGTCACCCAGTGGGGCGCTTCGGTTCAACAGTTGCTGCCGCAGGAGTTGGTCGCGACCGTCTCTTACATCGGCAGCAAAGGGACTCACTTGCTGACCACATCATTCATCAACACAATCAACCCTGCAACTGGTACACGTCAGTTCCCGGGATTCGGTCAAGTAGAATTTCGCGGCAACCAAAACAACAGCTCCTTCCAGGCTCTGCAGACTTCCCTGCAGCGTTCCTTCAGGCATGGCCTGCTGTTCTCTGTAAATTACCTGTGGTCTCACGAGATTGATGATGGTTCTCTCGGCGGTGGAGACTCCGATTTTCCACAAGATCCGGAATGCCGCCCATGTGAGCGGGCGAGCGGTGATTTCGACGCCCGGCACACATTCAACGCAAATTTCGTCTACGAGTTGCCGTTTGGTTCAGGCAGAACATATCTAAATCAGCCCGGAATCTTACGTGGGCTGTTCGGCGCCTGGAACGTGACCTCAATCGTAGGCGGTCGTACCGGCCTGCCGGTGAACGTTACGCTGAGCCGCTCTGGCTCCGCTGTACCCGATGGAAATACCCAGAACCAACGCCCGAATCTGGTTCCGGGCGTCTCGCTCACTCCGGCAGGTGGTTCTACGATAATAGAATGGATCAATCCCGCTGCATTCGCAATTCCCGCTGCGGGAACCTTCGGCAATGCGCCTCGCAATGTGGTGCGCGGTCCGGGCATCTGGCAAGCCGACGTGGGCCTTGGACGGCACTTTGTGCTGAGCGAACGCGTTGGACTCGAATTCAGGGCCGAGGCATTCAATCTCTTCAACCGCGCCCAGTTTGCTGCTCCGCAATCTGACTTCTCAGTAGTGAGTGGGGCAGGATCGGGTAACACAATTCAGCCAAACGGTTTTGGAGCCATCATCTCAACTGTAAACAAAGGGCCGGTTGGGACTGGCACTCCACGCCAGCTCCAGTTCATGCTACGAATGAATTTCTAG